The genomic interval GCGAATATTCATACGGCGTTTAATGCTCCTGGTAGTACTCTTAGGCAAAAAACAGATGCTAAATTCTTAGCAGCTATGAAGGGTATTAAAGTGGTGAGTTCTACTGCTGCTACTCCTGCTACTGCTGCTACTCCTGCTACTGCTGCTACTCCTGCTACTGCTGCTACTCCTGCTACTCCTGCTACTGCTAGCGTTAACCCTGCTGGTTACTCTGGTACGAATACTTTCGAACTATAGGCAACTAATATGGGACAATACAAAGTACCACAAGATGTAGAGGCCGAAGACAAGCTGCTGGGGCCACTGTCATTACGGCAGCTTATATATGTAGTTATAGCCATACTCTGGGCTGCTCTGATGTGGCGAATCCTTATTTTCAATGTGGTCGTTACGGTGGCGGCTATTCTGCCTGTATCAGGACTATTTTTACTACTGGGTTTTGGTCGCAGACAAGAACAGAGCTTCGAGAACTACTTTATTGCTTATGTGCAGTTCCTGTTCGTGCCCCGCACCAGAGTGTGGAGCAAGGATCTTTCGCAGGATGAGCTTATAAAGCAGTCCGAGGTTGTAACAGAGATATTTTTGGACAAATCAGTATCGCGCGGCAGCCTCAGGCAGTTGTCGCTTATAATGGACACCCACGGAGCCCAAAAAGACCCCACCGTACAGCTTCCAGACAACACCAATGAAGCTGCGCTATATGGCCAACGAATCATCGACCCATCAATGGTGGCCATGAAAATAGGCGACCAACAAGGCAACCCCCAGATGACCACCCAAGAAGATGTGCTAGATGGCTCAAATACTCACAATAAAGATGTAAATCAAATGCTAGAAAATGTCGAGGCCGATATTCATCAGCAGGCTCTACAAAATGTCCAGTCAGGGCTCGGTCAGGGCCCGGTGCGGCAAAATATATCACAAAATACAGCCCAACCACAAACTCCAAGTGTTATAATAAAAAAGGCCATGCTTCAAAGTGGAAATTTAACCGTCCAGCAAATAGCCAAGCAGGCTAGTGGAAATATCCTTCAAGAAGGACAACCCGCCACCATTAACTAACAATGGCCAAATTATAAAATGCAACCCAGCCAGATAAATCCAGCCCAACGCGAGTATATTAACAGTACTACTCCTCCTAAAAAAGCCAAGAGTGCTCAGCTGAGCACCCAGGGGCATCTTAACTTTGCAGAAATCAGAGATGGAATCGTAATTATGCGTGATGGCAGCCTGCGCATGATAGTGATGTGTTCTCCCACCAATTACGACCTTAAAAGCCCGAGCGAGAAGGAATCTATAGAATATGCCTATCAGGGGTTTCTTAATGGCCTACATTTCCCCATCCAGATCAGCGTCCAATCCCGCAAGATAGACCTAGATGGCTACCTTGCTGAGCTCGATCAAAAGCTCGCAGACCAAACTAATCCGTTGCTGGCAGGGCTGATGGAAGATTATATTTTTAACATCCGAGATCTCCTTACGAGCGTGAATATTATGGATAAACGCTTTTTCGTGGTTGTACCTTACTTCGTGGCGGAGCTAGCCAAAGACAATGTATTCAAGCAGCTCGCCGGTACGCTTTCTGCCCCCAAGGATGTCGTGCAAAGCTCGGCACAATTCGAAGCTCGCAAGCGCGAACTTTCGCAGAGGACTGCATCTGTTGCTCAAGGCTTGGCCTCGATCGGAGTTCGTTCGGCTGTTCTTAAGACCCAAGAAATTATTGAACTCTACTATGGATCCTACAATGTCGAGGAATCGCAGCAGCAGACCCTAAGTAACACCGCCGAAATGGTTGTGCCTGTAGTTACCCGAGAAGGCGGGAACCCAGCGCAGCAACTACCACAAGCCAGAGAACCCGAGCCTCAAGATCTTTACGCATCCGCAAACTCCACACAAACAACTGACCCGCAAATTCCACAAGGAGGGGCCGTATAATGGCTTTTGGTAACAAAAAATCTGCTCAACCCGTGCAAAACACTGCCCAAATCCAGGCCGACATGGCTTATCGGCAGGGCGTTACTACCCTGCGAGATGTTATAGCCCCCAGCAGCTTCGAAGTACAGAGTAGTTTTATCAAGATAGGCCGACGCTACGCCAGAACCTACTTTGTATTTGGCTATCCCCGAACGCTTTTTACGGGCTGGCTATCGCCAATCATAAACCTCGACGAAATAGTCGATATCAGCCTCAATATTGAGCCTGTCGAGAGCCAAGTGGTACTAAATAACCTCAAAAAGAAAGTCGGTCAGCTGGAAGCCAGCAACACCATAAACCAAGAGAAGGGAAAAGTCAGGGATCCCCAGCTAGAGGCGCAAATTAACGATGCCGAGGAGCTTCGGGATAAACTTCAGGTGGGAGAAGATCGCTTTTTTAGGTTCGGTCTGTACCTGACTGTGTATGGTAACGACGAGAAGGGCCTAGATGATGTCGGCCGCAAAATAGAAAGTGTCTTAGGATCTAGCCTGATATATTCCAAGCCGGCTACCATCCAGATGGAGCAAGGTTTTAATTCCACTTTGCCAACTGGCACTGATCAGCTCAAAATTAGCAGAAACATGGACACTGGCGCGATATCTACAAGTTTTCCTTTCACCACTGCCAATCTTAGTAGGAACGAAGGCATAATGTACGGGATTAATAGAACAAATAATGGCTTAGTGTTATTCGATAGATTCAGCCTCGAGAATGCCAACATGGTGGTCTTTGCCAAATCTGGTGCTGGCAAAAGTTTCGCTATTAAGCTCGAATGCTTGCGATCCCTGATGATGGGTATAGAAATAATAATTATTGATCCAGAAAATGAGTATCAAACCCTGTGTGATGCCGTTGGCGGTAGTTTTCTTCATCTTAGCCTGGCCAGCGATACTCGTATTAATCCGTTCGATATCCCCAGGACAATTGATGCCGAGGAAGCCGATAACGCCCTTAGGGCCAATATCATAATGCTGCACGGCCTACTAAGGCTTATGACTGGCCAAATGTCTCCTGCAGAGCAAGCCGACCTTGATTTGGCACTAATAAATACCTACGCCGAAAAGGGTATCACCAACGACCCCCTAACACATGGTGCTTTGCCGCCAGTTATGTCTGATCTTTACAATGTGCTCAACTCCATGGGGGGCAATGGGCCGAATCTCGCAGCTCGCCTAAGACGCTTCACAGAGGGTACTTTTGCTGGAATATTCTCCGAGCAGAGTAATGTCGACCTTAATAGCAGCTTTGTGGTTTTCAATACCCGAGATCTGGAGGATGAACTGCGGCCAATAGGTATGTATATAACACTTAATTACATATGGAATAAGGTCAAGACAGACAAACGCAAGCGCTTGCTGGTGGTGGATGAAGCCTGGCAGCTTCTACAGTATCAAGACTCGGCTATGTTCATGTTTTCTATCGCCAAGCGAGCCCGAAAATACTACCTTGGCCTGACTACTATTTCACAGGATGTGGAGGATTTCTTGAGCACCAGGCTTGGCCGTGCTATCGTGTACAATTCGAGTTTGCAGCTTTTGCTCAAGCAAAGTCCGGCTGCCGTAGATATTGTGTCCGATACCTTTAAACTCACTCAAGAAGAAACCAAGCGCCTAACACAATTCCCTGTCGGCGAAGGGTTGTTCTTTGCTGGCCTCAGCCATGTGGTTCTAAAAATACTAGGTTCACCCAATGAAGAACAAATTATCACTACCAACCCACAGGCCTTGCTAGAGCGACAAATGCAGCAGCAGCAAATGAGCGCTGATGTCTCGGATGAATAGCTAGAATTGTATTTACTAAGCACCGGCGGTATAAATTCAAACTAAATTTTGCTACAATTAGAATTAATATGATTTATAAGTACAACAATGGCTGTCTCTGAAATTAAACCTGGCGGTGCTGCTACGCCTCCAAAAAAACCCACTACGGCTAAAACTCCCCCCAGCAAGGCTCCAGAGTCCAGCCCAAATGGTAGCCCAGCTCCAAATGTGGGTGGTGGGCCTCAGCAATCCGAAAGGGTAAATGCATCACAGGCTGGGCCAGATGCTCCGAAAGATCCAAGCGGCCCAACGGCTGAAGAAAACCCAGAAACAAACCCATCGGGTGGGCCTTCTAGGGCAGAAAAATTTAAGCAAGGGGCTAAAGATAAAGCATCCAATGCTTCCCAGAGAATAAAAGACGCCAAATCAGTTGCCAAAGCCACCACAGGGGTACCAGGAAAAGAAGATGCCGATGATGTAAAAAAAGCCTACCAAGAAAAAGGAGCTGCGGGGGCAGCTGGTGAGGTAGGCCGAAAAGCAGTAGGGAAGGGCGTAACCACGGCAGTGGATGCCACCGGCGTTGGGTTGGTAGTTGGTGCCAAAGTTGGTAAATTTGTCGAAAAGGCCCTAAAAAAAGAAAATCTCAAGTGGGTGGGGCTAATTGCAGTCTTGCCTATAGTGATGGTTTCTATTTTGGTAGTAATAGTTGTTTATGCATTTGCTAATCCAACAAAATTCATATCCCAGGTTGTATCTGATCCTAAAATAAGAGAGTTTGCATTACAGGCAGCAGCCGGTCTTGGAAAAAATATTTTTAGCCAAGAAGAAACCTTAAAAAAATACGGCTATGTCGAATATAAATCTGGATCCGCAATCGCCGCCCCAGATGCTAAGCCTCCTGTGGCTGGCTCTCTGGAAGACAAGATAAGCAGAATTGATCTTAAAAATGCACAATATCAAACAACTCAGAAGCCCGGCTGCCCTATTAGCTACACCACCAAGACATTGATAGGCCCAGGCGGCAAGACTGTAAATGTTCTAGACAAAGCAACCGATAATAAGGGCCAGGAGGTGTCCAATGACAATTACCTGACTGGATACTGCATAATAAATTCTATGCCCCTATACAATATGATGGTACGAAGCCAAGCTGCTAGAGAGGTTAACTCCTTCAGTGATACATTCCTAAGCTATGCCGATGTCAAAAATTACCCTAAGAATTCGACCAGAGAAGAAAGGGCCAAATATACTCACGATAAAACTTACGGACGAATAACTAGCAAAGCCGAGCAGAACCCCGAAAGCGATGTTCCTAAGATTAATGAGTATGTCGCTAAGGTACGCGAAGTGCTTAAAAATAATACCGACCCCAATGCTGTGTATGCTGTGGATGAAGACTTTACTTTCGGAGATGTCGACCAAGTAAGAACCATGTGTGCCTTCGCGCAGGGCTACTTTGGCCCCCTTGATAGGAAGAACAAAGATGGCAGTCTTAAAACTGGTGCCAATAATATCAGGAAGGGCATAGATGGCCGTCTTAATACTGGCCAGCGC from Patescibacteria group bacterium carries:
- a CDS encoding PrgI family protein; the protein is MGQYKVPQDVEAEDKLLGPLSLRQLIYVVIAILWAALMWRILIFNVVVTVAAILPVSGLFLLLGFGRRQEQSFENYFIAYVQFLFVPRTRVWSKDLSQDELIKQSEVVTEIFLDKSVSRGSLRQLSLIMDTHGAQKDPTVQLPDNTNEAALYGQRIIDPSMVAMKIGDQQGNPQMTTQEDVLDGSNTHNKDVNQMLENVEADIHQQALQNVQSGLGQGPVRQNISQNTAQPQTPSVIIKKAMLQSGNLTVQQIAKQASGNILQEGQPATIN
- a CDS encoding DUF87 domain-containing protein, producing MAFGNKKSAQPVQNTAQIQADMAYRQGVTTLRDVIAPSSFEVQSSFIKIGRRYARTYFVFGYPRTLFTGWLSPIINLDEIVDISLNIEPVESQVVLNNLKKKVGQLEASNTINQEKGKVRDPQLEAQINDAEELRDKLQVGEDRFFRFGLYLTVYGNDEKGLDDVGRKIESVLGSSLIYSKPATIQMEQGFNSTLPTGTDQLKISRNMDTGAISTSFPFTTANLSRNEGIMYGINRTNNGLVLFDRFSLENANMVVFAKSGAGKSFAIKLECLRSLMMGIEIIIIDPENEYQTLCDAVGGSFLHLSLASDTRINPFDIPRTIDAEEADNALRANIIMLHGLLRLMTGQMSPAEQADLDLALINTYAEKGITNDPLTHGALPPVMSDLYNVLNSMGGNGPNLAARLRRFTEGTFAGIFSEQSNVDLNSSFVVFNTRDLEDELRPIGMYITLNYIWNKVKTDKRKRLLVVDEAWQLLQYQDSAMFMFSIAKRARKYYLGLTTISQDVEDFLSTRLGRAIVYNSSLQLLLKQSPAAVDIVSDTFKLTQEETKRLTQFPVGEGLFFAGLSHVVLKILGSPNEEQIITTNPQALLERQMQQQQMSADVSDE